The following proteins are co-located in the Deinococcus sp. KNUC1210 genome:
- a CDS encoding glycosyltransferase family 4 protein → MTTHNTRSRKRASARLDHVVLIGNHTPRQCGIATFTADVAQALPARRVSVVAMNDGQNYDYPPQVVLGVEQNDLSAYVEAARRINAMRPDAVCVQHEYGIYGGPAGSYLLTLLRGLNAPIVTTLHTVLETPDAAQKAVFDELCALSAAIVVMSTRALDILANLGVPASKIHLIHHGIPEIDLDGAAEKARLGVGTRPLVLTFGLLGRGKGLETAIRALPEVVAAQPDALYLILGATHPHVLRHEGEAYREELWQLARELGVEEHLRMDNRFVELDDLKRYLAAADVYLTPYPNPAQITSGTLAYAVGNGKAVVSTPYWYAEELLADGRGVLTPFGDPAAMGQAVGHLLGDEEERRRLGERAAAFGQAMRWPAVGQAYADVLTGMMAAPLLVPRPVAMHRPVSVRLDHLEAMTDSTGLFQHATGTIPNPHEGYTTDDNARLLGLMARLDSGPQSTALARRALAFLHYALDPVSGVFRNFLDYDRRWLETVGAENAQARAIRGLVTAALSRDEGLANAATELLRRARLAATGLESPRAQAIALLAAADAFTSPVLRAELAPLIEAASGYAANLARIHRESAQDGWNWFENYLSYANAELSHGLIAWGAAVNDAGSLNLGLSTLDWLHTQQRGPLPQSAVSRMGFWPIGCTRVYVRGEARPLWDGQPIEAAVSVAAYSAAWNASRDPVWAERAQRALDWLLGDNLRGEALLDPLSGGCRDGLHSRGPSINQGAESTVLAWEAVLDLNLLTAETQRGQGLTDLDSLTSLSADD, encoded by the coding sequence ATGACCACACACAACACTAGATCCCGCAAGCGGGCCTCGGCGCGTCTAGATCATGTCGTTCTTATCGGCAATCACACGCCCCGGCAATGTGGGATCGCGACGTTTACTGCTGATGTGGCCCAGGCACTCCCGGCCCGGCGCGTCAGCGTGGTCGCCATGAACGATGGACAGAACTACGACTACCCGCCCCAGGTGGTGCTGGGCGTCGAGCAGAACGACCTGAGCGCCTACGTGGAAGCGGCGCGGCGCATCAACGCCATGCGGCCCGATGCGGTGTGCGTGCAGCACGAATACGGCATTTACGGTGGCCCCGCCGGATCGTACCTGCTGACGCTGCTGCGTGGGTTGAATGCGCCGATTGTCACCACCCTGCACACGGTGCTGGAAACGCCCGACGCGGCCCAGAAAGCGGTCTTCGACGAACTGTGTGCTCTGTCAGCAGCCATCGTGGTCATGAGCACGCGCGCGCTGGATATTCTGGCGAACCTGGGGGTGCCTGCCAGCAAGATCCACCTTATTCACCACGGCATTCCCGAGATCGATCTGGACGGCGCTGCCGAGAAAGCCCGCCTGGGTGTGGGAACGCGCCCGCTGGTCCTGACCTTCGGGCTGCTGGGACGTGGCAAGGGGCTGGAAACCGCGATCCGGGCGCTGCCGGAGGTGGTGGCTGCCCAGCCGGACGCCCTGTATCTGATTCTGGGGGCCACACATCCACACGTGCTGCGCCATGAGGGGGAAGCGTACCGCGAGGAACTGTGGCAGCTGGCCCGCGAACTGGGCGTCGAAGAGCATCTGAGGATGGACAACCGCTTCGTCGAACTGGACGATCTGAAGCGCTACCTCGCTGCCGCCGACGTGTATCTGACGCCGTATCCCAATCCGGCACAGATCACCTCGGGCACGCTGGCCTACGCGGTGGGCAACGGCAAAGCGGTGGTGAGCACGCCTTACTGGTACGCCGAGGAACTGCTGGCAGATGGGCGCGGCGTGCTGACTCCGTTCGGTGATCCGGCTGCGATGGGGCAGGCCGTGGGCCATCTGCTGGGCGACGAGGAAGAGCGCCGCCGCCTGGGAGAGCGGGCCGCCGCTTTCGGACAGGCGATGCGCTGGCCCGCCGTCGGACAGGCCTACGCCGACGTGCTGACGGGTATGATGGCCGCGCCGCTGCTGGTGCCGCGCCCGGTCGCCATGCACCGCCCGGTCAGCGTGCGGCTGGACCATCTGGAGGCCATGACCGACTCGACCGGCCTGTTCCAGCACGCCACCGGCACGATTCCCAACCCCCACGAGGGCTACACCACCGACGACAATGCCCGGCTGCTGGGGCTGATGGCCCGGCTGGACAGCGGCCCGCAGAGCACCGCGCTGGCCCGGCGTGCGCTGGCCTTTCTGCACTACGCCCTCGATCCGGTCAGTGGCGTGTTCCGCAACTTTCTGGACTATGACCGCCGCTGGCTGGAAACGGTGGGAGCGGAAAACGCCCAGGCACGGGCCATTCGTGGACTCGTGACGGCGGCCCTGAGCCGCGACGAGGGACTGGCGAACGCGGCCACCGAGTTGCTGAGGCGGGCACGGCTGGCCGCGACGGGCCTTGAGTCGCCCAGAGCGCAGGCCATCGCACTTCTGGCCGCCGCCGACGCCTTCACGTCACCTGTCCTTCGGGCCGAACTCGCTCCGCTGATCGAGGCGGCCAGCGGGTACGCCGCCAATCTGGCGCGAATTCACCGGGAATCGGCGCAGGACGGCTGGAACTGGTTCGAGAACTACCTCAGCTACGCCAATGCCGAGCTGTCGCATGGCCTGATCGCCTGGGGCGCGGCTGTGAACGATGCGGGCAGTCTGAATCTGGGCCTCAGCACCCTCGACTGGCTGCACACCCAGCAGCGAGGCCCACTGCCGCAGTCTGCCGTTTCGCGCATGGGATTCTGGCCCATCGGCTGCACGCGGGTCTATGTGCGGGGCGAGGCCAGACCGCTCTGGGACGGACAGCCCATCGAGGCGGCGGTGTCGGTCGCGGCGTATTCAGCCGCGTGGAACGCAAGCCGCGATCCGGTGTGGGCCGAGCGTGCACAGCGGGCGCTCGACTGGCTGCTGGGCGACAACCTGCGCGGCGAAGCGCTGCTCGACCCGCTCAGTGGGGGCTGCCGCGACGGGCTGCACTCGCGTGGCCCCAGCATCAACCAGGGCGCAGAATCGACGGTGCTTGCCTGGGAAGCGGTGCTCGATCTGAATCTGCTGACCGCCGAGACGCAGCGCGGTCAGGGGTTGACCGATCTGGACAGCCTGACCAGTCTCAGCGCCGACGACTGA
- a CDS encoding glycosyltransferase family 4 protein, whose product MRVAMLAPIAWRVPPRHYGPWERVVSLLTEELVRTGLDVTLFATADSLTTAALRATAPGGYEETPGLDVKVEEVLHLANLFDQADAFDIIHNHADFLPLSYAGLVETPTVTTIHGFSGPRILPVYRRYDGQTSYVSISDADRCPELTYLATIYHGLDLSELRFDPLGGEALVYFGRMHPDKGAADAIRIAQSAGRPLLMAGIIQDAGYFEREVQPHLSDQIRYLGSVGPQERERLLGGARALLHPVHFDEPFGLSMAEAMACGTPVIAYRRGSVPEVVGQDGGFIVEEGDEAAAVQAVHAAARFDRHAARARVERLFTVERMARAYVDVYRRMQVR is encoded by the coding sequence ATGCGGGTGGCGATGCTGGCCCCGATTGCCTGGCGTGTGCCGCCGCGTCATTACGGCCCCTGGGAGCGGGTGGTGTCGCTGCTGACTGAGGAACTCGTGCGAACCGGGCTGGACGTGACGCTGTTCGCCACCGCCGATTCACTGACCACCGCCGCGCTGAGGGCGACGGCACCGGGCGGCTATGAGGAAACACCGGGGCTGGACGTGAAGGTCGAGGAGGTCCTGCATCTGGCAAACCTGTTCGATCAGGCCGACGCCTTCGATATCATTCACAACCACGCCGATTTCCTGCCGCTCAGCTATGCCGGGCTGGTGGAGACGCCGACTGTCACGACCATTCACGGGTTTTCGGGACCGCGCATCCTGCCGGTTTACCGCCGATACGACGGACAGACCTCCTACGTTTCGATCAGCGACGCCGACCGCTGCCCTGAACTGACGTACCTCGCCACCATCTATCACGGACTGGATCTGTCGGAGCTGCGTTTCGATCCGCTGGGCGGGGAAGCGCTCGTCTACTTCGGGCGCATGCACCCCGACAAGGGAGCCGCCGACGCCATCCGGATCGCGCAGTCGGCGGGCAGGCCGCTGCTGATGGCAGGCATCATTCAGGACGCTGGCTATTTTGAGCGCGAGGTGCAGCCGCATCTGAGCGACCAGATCCGGTATCTGGGATCGGTGGGGCCACAGGAGCGCGAACGCCTGCTGGGAGGAGCACGGGCGCTGCTGCATCCGGTCCATTTCGACGAGCCGTTCGGCCTGAGCATGGCCGAGGCGATGGCCTGCGGCACACCTGTCATCGCGTACCGGCGCGGTAGCGTGCCCGAAGTGGTGGGCCAGGACGGTGGATTTATCGTCGAGGAGGGCGACGAGGCGGCAGCGGTGCAGGCCGTTCATGCGGCGGCCCGCTTCGACCGGCATGCGGCGCGGGCGCGGGTGGAACGCCTGTTCACGGTGGAGCGCATGGCGCGGGCGTATGTAGATGTCTACCGAAGGATGCAGGTCAGATAA
- a CDS encoding SDR family oxidoreductase, whose product MTQHSSSRFSSARTAAVWAGVGLLSYALFRRAPHTPLKRKTVVITGASTGIGRATALECAVRGARLVIAARDSADLERVAHEIRELGAEVLAVPTDVTDRAQVERLVEAAVRRFGTLDVMFNHAGDMFVDSVEHTQEGRLRDLIEVNVMGVLYGVQAALPVMRRQGSGHIVNTASVEGRIGFPFSGAYAGTKAFVEVLTQSLRQELMHIEHSGIRVTAVLPAAVRTPLFDTAVNVKEGGHGAHLVRPVQEASQVGRAVVRALEHYSPVVYPLMPSRGFVLLYDLFPGLADRVHSGLRVDRHVNAMSYSYRGTASDQHPIRPLVEGGKLRG is encoded by the coding sequence ATGACCCAACATTCCAGCTCTCGGTTCAGCTCGGCCCGCACCGCTGCTGTATGGGCGGGCGTCGGCCTGCTGTCTTACGCGCTGTTTCGCCGTGCTCCGCACACGCCGCTGAAACGAAAGACCGTCGTGATCACCGGGGCGTCCACCGGCATCGGGCGGGCGACCGCTCTCGAATGTGCAGTGCGAGGCGCACGTCTGGTCATCGCCGCACGCGACTCCGCCGATCTGGAACGGGTCGCCCACGAGATCCGTGAACTGGGCGCAGAGGTGCTGGCCGTTCCCACCGATGTGACCGACCGCGCCCAGGTAGAGCGGCTGGTAGAGGCGGCGGTCAGGCGTTTCGGCACGCTTGATGTCATGTTCAACCACGCCGGAGACATGTTCGTGGACAGCGTCGAGCACACTCAGGAAGGCCGCCTCCGGGACCTGATCGAAGTCAATGTGATGGGTGTGCTGTACGGTGTGCAGGCCGCGCTCCCGGTCATGCGCCGCCAGGGATCGGGTCACATCGTGAATACCGCCTCGGTCGAGGGCCGCATCGGGTTTCCGTTTTCCGGGGCGTATGCAGGCACCAAGGCGTTCGTCGAGGTCCTGACACAGTCGCTGCGGCAGGAACTGATGCACATCGAGCACAGCGGCATCCGTGTGACGGCGGTGCTTCCGGCGGCGGTCCGGACTCCGCTGTTCGACACGGCGGTAAACGTGAAAGAAGGTGGACACGGCGCTCATCTCGTCCGGCCCGTGCAGGAGGCGTCGCAGGTCGGGCGGGCAGTGGTGCGGGCGCTGGAGCATTACAGCCCGGTGGTCTATCCGCTGATGCCTTCGCGCGGGTTCGTGCTGCTGTACGACCTGTTTCCCGGCCTTGCTGACCGCGTTCACAGCGGGCTGCGGGTCGACCGCCACGTCAATGCCATGAGCTACTCGTACCGGGGCACGGCCAGCGACCAGCACCCGATTCGTCCTCTGGTCGAGGGTGGAAAGCTGCGCGGCTGA
- a CDS encoding NAD(P)/FAD-dependent oxidoreductase, giving the protein MSYRAAVVGSGPNGLAAAITLALAGWRVDVYEANATPGGAVRSAALTLPGYIHDLGSAIHPLAVASPFFKRLPLARYGLEFVESPSPVAHPLPGGTVLLHRSVEETAAELGEDGPAYIRLMRPLVEDAANLLHDTLRPLLRVPAHPVTLARFGIRGLPSAALLAQTLFRGERARALFGGLSAHSAVPLSLPVTSAYGLMLAVTAHAVGWPFPRGGAQTITDALIQYLEHLGGRVHLNAPVNALRELDADLKLLDVSPREFLRLAPDLPDSYARTLRHFRYGPGTLKIDYALSEPIPWHDPRTALASTVHVGGTLPQLVASEAHTLQRMSERPYLLLAQHTPFDPSRAPAGRHTAWLYAHTPNGQEPRPGDVERVEAQIERLAPGFRDTVLMRKVTTAPQAEQQNRNLVGGDVGGGSNTLLGTLIRPVLSATPYRTPLRGVYLCSASTPPGGGVHGMPGHLAALAALKDLRT; this is encoded by the coding sequence ATGTCCTATCGCGCTGCTGTCGTCGGATCCGGCCCCAACGGTCTTGCCGCCGCGATTACCCTGGCGCTGGCCGGATGGCGGGTCGACGTGTACGAGGCCAACGCGACGCCCGGTGGCGCGGTTCGCAGCGCGGCCCTGACGCTGCCCGGCTACATTCACGACCTGGGATCGGCCATTCATCCCCTCGCCGTGGCTTCGCCCTTCTTCAAGCGGCTGCCACTGGCCCGGTACGGACTGGAGTTCGTGGAGTCGCCCTCCCCTGTCGCCCATCCGCTCCCCGGCGGCACCGTGCTGCTGCACCGCAGCGTGGAGGAAACCGCCGCCGAACTCGGTGAAGACGGCCCCGCCTACATCCGACTGATGCGCCCGCTGGTGGAGGACGCGGCGAACCTGCTGCACGACACGCTCAGGCCGCTGCTGCGGGTGCCTGCTCATCCGGTCACGCTGGCCCGCTTCGGAATTCGGGGTCTGCCGTCTGCGGCACTGCTGGCACAGACGCTGTTCCGGGGCGAACGCGCCCGCGCCCTGTTCGGCGGTCTGAGCGCACATTCCGCCGTGCCGCTCAGTCTGCCCGTCACCTCGGCATATGGCCTGATGCTGGCCGTGACAGCCCACGCCGTCGGCTGGCCGTTTCCGCGTGGGGGCGCACAGACCATCACCGACGCTCTGATTCAGTACCTCGAACATCTGGGCGGGCGCGTCCATCTGAATGCACCGGTGAATGCCCTGCGCGAACTGGACGCCGACCTGAAGCTGCTCGACGTGTCTCCCAGGGAATTTCTGCGGCTCGCCCCGGACCTGCCGGACAGCTATGCCCGCACGCTGCGGCACTTTCGCTACGGCCCCGGCACCCTGAAGATCGATTATGCGCTGAGCGAGCCGATTCCCTGGCACGACCCGCGCACGGCGCTCGCCTCGACCGTGCATGTGGGCGGCACGCTGCCGCAACTCGTCGCGAGCGAGGCGCACACGCTTCAGCGCATGTCCGAGCGGCCTTATCTGCTGCTGGCCCAGCACACGCCGTTTGATCCGAGCCGTGCTCCCGCCGGACGGCACACCGCCTGGCTGTACGCGCACACCCCAAACGGTCAGGAACCGCGTCCGGGCGATGTCGAGCGCGTCGAGGCGCAGATCGAGCGGCTGGCCCCCGGCTTCCGCGACACAGTGCTGATGCGGAAAGTGACGACCGCGCCCCAGGCCGAGCAGCAGAACCGCAATCTGGTGGGCGGCGACGTGGGCGGCGGCAGCAATACCCTGCTGGGCACTCTCATCCGTCCGGTGCTGTCGGCCACGCCGTACCGCACACCTCTGCGGGGCGTCTATCTGTGCAGCGCCAGCACTCCGCCCGGCGGAGGCGTTCACGGCATGCCCGGCCACCTCGCCGCGCTGGCAGCACTCAAAGACCTGCGAACCTGA
- a CDS encoding endo alpha-1,4 polygalactosaminidase, which produces MRNKIPGLLALSLVMAACGQSSVTSGIGQPISAARIEAEQSDFSDATDLAPAEIITPSPGRHAEIIPDADASGGQAVRLTAAANRVSFRLPATLEAGSYTLTLRSRAESLEGNPALVVRRRGSEIARVQITSAQYQTYALGSLDLQPGDRLSVRYSGDDAESADSTPGIVVDYLNIGTGTGSSPATDPGPPPEVTPPPVVVPPAPPPVVTPPPPVVTPPPVVTPPADGPIKLPPSGKVSWDWQIGAGSDSAITVPAGVTLLDVDGFDISATKVAQLKAQGVYTVCYLDVGSYEPGRPDSDQYPAYLKIQQDPDWPAEYFLDVTDVFKPNSVLATILKNRFAMCKSKGFDALEPDNLQNDENVSGGRITTQQQIDFNGWVADAAHAAGLAVFQKNGPDKILLKDRTGQLMVDKFDGILNEQCQEYGECAALAEYPKRGKLALDTEYQGTLDCATFEALGVNAIRKDLGLTAGTRSACD; this is translated from the coding sequence ATGCGAAATAAAATCCCTGGGCTGCTGGCCCTGTCTCTCGTCATGGCTGCCTGTGGACAGAGCAGCGTCACGTCGGGTATCGGTCAGCCGATCAGCGCTGCCCGGATCGAAGCGGAGCAGTCTGATTTTTCCGACGCCACAGACCTGGCCCCGGCGGAAATCATCACGCCGAGTCCGGGCAGGCACGCCGAGATCATTCCGGACGCTGACGCCAGCGGAGGGCAGGCGGTCCGGCTGACGGCAGCCGCCAACCGGGTCAGTTTCCGTCTGCCCGCCACGCTCGAAGCAGGCAGCTACACCTTGACCCTCCGTAGCCGGGCCGAGTCGCTGGAAGGCAATCCGGCCCTGGTGGTGCGCCGCCGTGGCAGCGAGATCGCCCGCGTTCAGATCACCTCGGCGCAGTATCAGACATATGCGCTGGGCAGCCTCGACCTGCAGCCGGGCGACCGCCTGAGCGTGAGGTACAGCGGCGATGATGCCGAGAGCGCAGACAGCACGCCGGGCATCGTGGTCGATTACCTGAACATCGGCACCGGCACCGGCAGTTCGCCCGCCACCGACCCAGGCCCGCCCCCCGAGGTCACGCCGCCCCCCGTGGTGGTTCCGCCCGCCCCGCCGCCCGTGGTTACCCCTCCACCGCCCGTCGTCACGCCGCCACCCGTGGTCACGCCTCCAGCAGATGGACCGATCAAGCTGCCGCCGAGCGGGAAGGTGAGCTGGGACTGGCAGATCGGTGCCGGGTCCGACAGCGCCATCACCGTGCCAGCGGGCGTCACCCTGCTCGACGTGGACGGCTTCGATATCTCGGCCACCAAAGTCGCCCAGCTCAAGGCCCAGGGCGTGTACACCGTCTGTTATCTGGATGTCGGCAGCTACGAACCCGGCCGCCCCGATTCCGACCAGTACCCGGCCTACCTCAAGATTCAGCAGGACCCCGACTGGCCCGCCGAATACTTTCTGGACGTGACCGACGTGTTCAAGCCGAACTCGGTGCTGGCGACCATCCTCAAGAACCGCTTTGCGATGTGCAAGAGCAAGGGGTTTGACGCGCTGGAACCGGACAACCTGCAGAACGACGAGAACGTGAGTGGGGGCAGGATCACCACGCAGCAGCAGATCGACTTTAACGGCTGGGTGGCGGACGCGGCGCACGCGGCAGGACTGGCGGTGTTTCAGAAGAACGGGCCGGACAAGATTCTGCTGAAGGACCGTACAGGCCAGCTGATGGTGGACAAGTTCGACGGCATTCTGAACGAGCAGTGCCAGGAATACGGCGAATGTGCGGCGCTGGCCGAGTACCCCAAGCGCGGCAAACTTGCCCTCGACACCGAATATCAGGGCACTCTGGACTGCGCCACGTTCGAGGCACTGGGCGTGAACGCCATCAGGAAGGACCTGGGTCTGACAGCAGGGACCCGCAGCGCCTGCGACTGA
- a CDS encoding RNA polymerase sigma factor: MDEETVLMARLHFGDGAALAELYARLGSHVYALCFELLQSREDAEEVLQDTFARLSSGPHLYRPELGSPRAYVYTVARNTALSRLRARRARPTSLDPALVPAERLAAHTQDLDARSSVHTAMETLPGSDQRLLLDAFFQGLTHPEIATARSMPLGTVKTRLRRAMLAMRRRLEDA; encoded by the coding sequence ATGGACGAGGAAACCGTTCTGATGGCGCGTCTGCACTTCGGTGACGGCGCAGCACTGGCCGAACTGTATGCGCGGCTGGGGTCTCACGTCTATGCGCTGTGCTTCGAACTGCTCCAGAGTCGTGAAGACGCGGAAGAAGTGTTGCAGGACACCTTCGCCCGCCTGAGCAGCGGGCCGCACCTTTATCGCCCGGAGCTGGGTTCGCCGCGTGCCTACGTGTACACCGTGGCGCGCAATACGGCGCTGTCACGGCTGCGGGCACGCAGGGCCAGGCCCACCAGCCTCGATCCGGCACTGGTGCCCGCCGAACGTCTGGCAGCGCACACCCAGGATCTGGACGCGAGATCAAGCGTTCACACAGCGATGGAGACGCTGCCGGGCAGCGACCAGCGCCTGTTACTCGACGCCTTCTTTCAGGGGCTGACCCATCCGGAAATCGCGACGGCCCGCAGCATGCCGCTGGGCACCGTCAAGACCCGGCTGCGGCGGGCGATGCTGGCCATGCGCCGCCGTCTGGAGGACGCATGA
- a CDS encoding zf-HC2 domain-containing protein — translation MNAGPHPNREPLERYALGLLAPNDAQRIEDHLRSCLPCRRALVEQQDALIAAVEALPAPGPLPPLRLRVQTPVRPRPPQPLAAWPLVASLALLVAALGLGWGWQQSSARQRLEAQQQLVSGWLARADVRALTLTDLKRRPSGRVLIDVAEQQSGTTAGQGVFVLPDPPAGLEYRAWVARNWKLGDPMTLVSRSRSGIFKVALGVNDYLCLSLDRSDAPRTRPQHILGKAFY, via the coding sequence ATGAACGCCGGTCCACACCCGAACCGCGAGCCGCTGGAGCGCTACGCCCTGGGGCTGCTCGCGCCCAACGACGCCCAGCGCATCGAGGACCATCTGCGCAGCTGCCTGCCCTGCCGCCGCGCCCTGGTCGAGCAGCAGGACGCGCTGATCGCGGCAGTCGAGGCGTTGCCTGCGCCGGGGCCACTGCCTCCGCTGCGGCTCAGGGTACAGACACCAGTGAGGCCCCGGCCACCTCAGCCGCTCGCAGCATGGCCGCTGGTCGCGTCGCTCGCCCTGCTGGTTGCCGCACTTGGCCTCGGCTGGGGCTGGCAGCAGTCGTCGGCCCGGCAGCGGCTGGAAGCTCAGCAGCAGCTGGTGAGCGGCTGGCTGGCCCGCGCCGATGTGCGGGCGCTGACCCTGACCGACCTGAAGCGCCGTCCGAGTGGGCGCGTGCTGATCGATGTCGCAGAGCAGCAGAGCGGCACCACTGCCGGGCAGGGCGTGTTCGTGTTGCCCGATCCCCCGGCAGGGCTGGAATACCGCGCCTGGGTCGCCCGCAACTGGAAACTCGGCGACCCGATGACCCTGGTCAGCCGCAGCCGCAGCGGGATATTCAAGGTGGCGCTGGGCGTCAACGATTACCTGTGCCTGAGTCTCGACCGTTCCGACGCGCCCAGGACCAGACCGCAGCACATTCTGGGCAAAGCGTTTTATTAG
- a CDS encoding plastocyanin/azurin family copper-binding protein, whose amino-acid sequence MQKNLLLTLTAGLSLLLAGAPAQAQGAAKPQVVQVKLSEWSMGMEDMKVKGAVQFDVSNVGKFPHVLTIEGKIGGQAFVFSSMLLKAGETTSMTVTLPAGTYNVYCPLPGHAARGMVGTLTIE is encoded by the coding sequence ATGCAAAAGAATCTGCTGCTTACGCTGACCGCCGGACTGTCACTGCTGCTCGCGGGCGCACCTGCCCAGGCCCAGGGGGCTGCCAAACCGCAGGTCGTTCAGGTCAAGCTCTCGGAATGGAGCATGGGCATGGAAGACATGAAGGTCAAGGGCGCGGTGCAGTTCGACGTGTCGAACGTTGGCAAGTTCCCGCACGTGCTGACCATCGAAGGCAAGATCGGCGGTCAGGCCTTCGTCTTCTCCTCGATGCTGCTCAAGGCGGGAGAGACCACCTCGATGACCGTGACGCTGCCCGCAGGGACGTACAACGTGTACTGCCCACTGCCCGGCCACGCCGCACGGGGCATGGTCGGCACCCTGACCATCGAATAA
- a CDS encoding LacI family DNA-binding transcriptional regulator codes for MTPPPLPVTLADVARLAGVSKMTVSNVLNERPGMSLDTRRRVQAAIEESGYVVNTAARMLTGRRMNLIGVIAPRYSVPYVTELIQGASAAAEAAGMSMAVFTTSQNAALERERGALLRTLADGVLLIMPTAGSGQMFENVVPVVTTGAEGAYSVQGDNEQGGRLAAHHLLSLGHRRIAHIRGADAPADHAGEMRARERGFLEVLHAAGVDVPAVYLPDSNSQEDGGEQAARALLSLPQPPSAIFAANDVAAFGTLRMAAALGLRVPDDLSVLGFDDVTASALTTPALTTIRQPLQDMGAAAVQMLLELGSGKVPAVPHRIFETTLIVRQSTAPPGSLLLSSADLSPSCPQEFP; via the coding sequence ATGACGCCCCCACCCCTGCCCGTCACGCTGGCCGATGTCGCCCGGCTGGCTGGCGTATCCAAGATGACCGTCTCGAACGTGTTGAACGAGCGGCCCGGCATGTCGCTGGATACCCGGCGGCGGGTGCAGGCAGCCATCGAGGAGAGCGGGTATGTGGTCAATACCGCCGCCCGCATGCTGACCGGGCGGCGCATGAACCTGATCGGCGTGATTGCCCCGCGCTACAGCGTGCCCTACGTGACCGAGCTGATTCAGGGCGCGAGTGCCGCCGCCGAAGCTGCCGGAATGAGCATGGCGGTGTTCACCACCTCGCAGAATGCGGCGCTGGAGCGCGAGCGCGGCGCACTGCTGCGAACCCTGGCCGACGGCGTTCTGCTGATCATGCCCACGGCGGGCAGCGGGCAGATGTTCGAGAACGTGGTGCCGGTGGTGACGACCGGGGCAGAGGGCGCGTACAGCGTGCAGGGCGACAACGAGCAGGGCGGGCGGCTGGCAGCGCACCACCTGCTGTCGCTGGGGCACCGCCGGATTGCCCACATCCGGGGGGCCGACGCACCCGCCGACCACGCGGGCGAGATGCGGGCGCGGGAGCGCGGCTTTCTGGAAGTGCTGCACGCGGCAGGCGTGGATGTTCCGGCGGTCTATCTGCCGGACAGCAACTCGCAGGAAGACGGCGGCGAGCAGGCAGCGCGGGCACTGCTGAGCCTGCCGCAGCCACCCAGCGCCATCTTTGCTGCCAACGATGTCGCCGCGTTCGGCACCCTCCGGATGGCTGCCGCACTCGGCCTGCGGGTGCCCGACGATCTGTCGGTGCTGGGGTTCGACGACGTGACCGCCAGCGCCCTGACCACCCCCGCCCTCACCACCATCCGGCAGCCGCTTCAGGACATGGGGGCCGCCGCCGTGCAGATGCTGCTGGAACTCGGCAGCGGCAAGGTGCCTGCCGTGCCACACCGCATTTTCGAAACGACCCTGATCGTGCGGCAGTCCACTGCGCCGCCCGGTTCCCTGTTGCTCAGTTCCGCCGACCTTTCGCCCTCTTGTCCCCAGGAGTTCCCATGA